The stretch of DNA CGACATCCGCTCGATCGGTCAGGCCCAGCGGAACGCCAACGACGGTATCTCGCTGCTGCAGGTCGGTGAAGGCGCGCTCAACGAGGTGAGCTCGATCCTGATCCGTCAGCGCGAGCTGGCGATCCAGGCGGCCAACGGAACACTCGGTGCGACCGAACGAGACACGCTGAACGACGAGTTCCAGGACCTGATCTCGGAGATCGACCGGATCGCTGCGGTTACGTCGTTCAACGGTGCGACCATTCTCCAGAGCGGGGCCGGCGTGACGTTCCAGATCGGCGTCGACGCGACGAGCAACGACCGGATCACCATCAGTGCCGTCGATTCACGGGCGTCTTCGATCGGTCTCGGGGCCAACTCGTCGGTCTCCGGTCCGTTCCGGTTCGCCGTGATCAGCACGG from bacterium encodes:
- a CDS encoding flagellin — encoded protein: DIRSIGQAQRNANDGISLLQVGEGALNEVSSILIRQRELAIQAANGTLGATERDTLNDEFQDLISEIDRIAAVTSFNGATILQSGAGVTFQIGVDATSNDRITISAVDSRASSIGLGANSSVSGPFRFAVISTVADARTTLSQLDAAISNVASLRASFGTVQNRLESSIRSLAVSQENTSAAESRIRDVDFASETAELTRNQVLQQAGISVLAQANVSTQSALSLLG